The following proteins are co-located in the Mobula hypostoma chromosome 4, sMobHyp1.1, whole genome shotgun sequence genome:
- the LOC134345902 gene encoding gastrula zinc finger protein XlCGF26.1-like: MPFTCSDCGKGFTRSSKLQRHQRVHTGERPFTCSHCGKGFIQRSQLLIHQRVHTGERPFKCSDCGKGFSQSCTLQRHRRVHSGERPFTCSDCGKGFTLSNQLLTHQLVHTGVWPFQCSECGKGFAQSAQLKEHQFVHTGEKPFTCSDCGKGFTHSSTLQRHQRVHAGERPFTCSECGKGFAGSSQLKQHQRVHTGERPFTCSDCGKEFTRSSHLLTHQFVHTGEWPFRCSECGKGFTRPSTLQRHQRVHTGERPFTCSDCGKGFVQHSHLQTHKLVHTGERPFTCPECGKRFIQRSHLLTHKLVHTGPLPCTCSDCGKGFTHSAQLREHQRIHTGEKLFTCSECGKVFARSSQLKLHQRIHTAERLFSCSECGKGFTHSSQLLRHQQIHTGVKPFICSECGKGFTYSTQLKEHQFVHTAERPFTCSDCGKGFIRRSRLLTHQLVHTGEKPFICSECGKGFTHSAQLKEHQRLHTGEWPFTCSECGKGFTRSSRLKVHQRVHTGERPFICSECGKGFTGSFHLQVHQQLHTGERPFVCSDCGKGFTQSFQLKIHQRVHTGELPFTCSECGKGFTQSTRLVRHYRIHTGEKLFTCSDCGKEFTQSSDFKEHQRIHTGGCHSPVLSVGKDSLRHLS; the protein is encoded by the coding sequence atgccattcacctgctcagactgtgggaagggattcactcgctcATCCaaactacagagacaccagcgagttcacactggggagaggccattcacctgttcacactgtgggaaaggattcattcaGCGTTCTCAGCTACtgatacaccagcgagttcacactggggagaggccattcaaatgctcagactgtgggaagggattcagtcagtCATGCACACTCCAGAGACACCGGCGAGTTCactctggggagaggccattcacatgCTCAGACTGCGGAAAGGGATTCACTCTGTCAAATCAACTACTGACTCACCAGCTTGTTCACACTGGGGTGTGGCCATTCcagtgctctgaatgtgggaagggattcgctcAGTCAGCTCAACTGAAAGAACATCAGTtcgttcacactggggagaagccgttcacttgctcagactgtgggaagggattcactcactcgTCCacactacagagacaccagcgagttcacgctggggagaggccattcacatgctctgaatgtgggaaaggattcgcggggtcatctcaactgaagcaacatcagcgagttcacactggggagaggccattcacctgctcagactgtgggaaggaattcactcgGTCAAGTCACCTACTGACTCACCAGtttgttcacactggggagtggccattccgctgctctgaatgtgggaagggattcactcgccCATCCacactacagagacaccagcgagttcacactggggagaggccattcacctgctcagactgtgggaagggattcgttCAGCATTCTCACCTGCAGACACACAagttagttcacactggggagaggcctttCACATGCcctgaatgtgggaagagattcattcAGCGTTCTCACCTACTGACACACAAGTTAGTTCACACTGGGCCGCTGCCATGCacatgctcagactgtgggaagggattcacccaTTCAGCTCAACTGAGGGAGCATCAGCGAATTCATactggggagaagctgttcacttgctctgaatgtgggaaggtatttgctcggtcatctcaactgaagttacatcagcgaattcacactgcagAGAGGCTGTTcagctgctctgaatgtgggaaaggattcactcattCATCTCAGCTCTTAAGACACCAGCAAATTCACACTGGAGTgaaaccattcatctgctcagaatgCGGGAAAGGATTCACCTATTCAACTCAGCTGAAAGAACATCAGTTTGTTCACACTgcggagaggccgttcacctgctcagactgtgggaaaggattcattcGGCGTTCTCGACTACTGACACACCAGttggttcacaccggggagaaaccattcatctgctcagaatgtgggaagggattcacccaTTCAGctcaactgaaggaacatcagcgacttcacactggggaatggccattcacctgctctgaatgtgggaagggattcactcggtcatctcgactgaaggtgcatcagcgagttcacactggggagaggccgttcatctgctctgaatgtggtAAGGGATTCACTGGGTCATTTCATCTGCAGGTACATCAGCAACTTCATACTGGGGAAAGGCCATTCGTATGCTCTGATTGTGGGAAGGGCTTCACTCAGTCATTTCAactgaagatacatcagcgagttcacactggggagctgccattcacatgctctgaatgtgggaagggattcactcagtcaacCAGACTTGTGAGGCACtaccgaattcacactggggagaaactgttcacctgctcagattgtgggaaggaattcactcagtcatctgactTTAAAGAACATCAGAGAATTCACACTGGGGGATGCCACTCACCTGTTCtgagtgtgggaaaggattcactcagacaTCTCagttaa